A window of Halomonas sp. H10-9-1 contains these coding sequences:
- a CDS encoding restriction endonuclease subunit S produces MARQTRPLREVKSGFTPFQEGDVLFAKITPCMENGKGAHAFGLESGVGYGSTEFHVLRAKAGNSPRYIFHLSQSSSLRLKAEASMIGSAGQKRVPSDFFRKHRVFAPDSAEQRLIAGILDTLDTQIQKTEALIAKLEKVKEGLLQDLLTRGIDKNGRLRPSPGQAPELYKESPLGLIPREWEVKRLEGLLDGIDAGWSPSCSDVAPKEGEWGVLKVSAISTGSYLPHKSKTLPERLSPIEEIEVKSGDVICVRANGVADLVGKVAYVSSTPRRLMLSDKTLRLRPGKNLDSRFLFLLMGSASSRRQIASLISGSSGQKNLSQSQINSMRVKAPSIDEQRRISGALSSITSRIEHEKSACNNAATLKSGLMDDLLTGRVRVTPLLERTQATTPA; encoded by the coding sequence ATGGCTCGCCAGACAAGACCATTACGAGAGGTGAAGTCTGGCTTCACCCCTTTCCAGGAAGGCGATGTTCTTTTCGCGAAGATCACCCCCTGCATGGAGAATGGAAAGGGCGCCCATGCTTTTGGCCTTGAGAGCGGTGTCGGCTACGGCAGCACGGAGTTCCATGTCCTGCGAGCCAAAGCTGGAAACTCCCCACGCTATATCTTCCACCTCTCCCAAAGCTCGAGCCTCAGGCTGAAAGCAGAAGCCTCTATGATCGGGTCAGCCGGTCAGAAGCGAGTGCCCTCGGACTTCTTTCGGAAGCACCGAGTCTTTGCTCCCGACTCGGCTGAGCAACGCCTCATCGCTGGCATCCTCGACACCCTCGATACCCAGATCCAGAAGACCGAGGCGCTGATCGCCAAGTTGGAGAAAGTCAAGGAGGGCCTGCTCCAAGACCTGCTGACCCGCGGTATCGACAAGAACGGTCGACTGCGCCCCAGCCCCGGGCAGGCGCCGGAGCTCTATAAGGAGTCGCCGCTGGGGTTGATTCCGAGGGAGTGGGAAGTGAAAAGATTGGAAGGCCTGCTTGACGGTATTGATGCTGGATGGAGCCCCAGCTGTTCAGACGTTGCGCCTAAAGAAGGCGAATGGGGTGTATTGAAAGTGAGTGCCATTTCTACAGGGTCTTACCTACCCCATAAGTCAAAGACTCTTCCGGAGAGGCTCTCTCCCATAGAAGAAATTGAAGTTAAATCGGGCGACGTGATTTGCGTCAGAGCAAATGGCGTTGCCGACTTGGTAGGAAAAGTGGCATATGTATCCTCCACCCCAAGGAGGCTGATGCTTTCAGATAAAACACTTCGACTAAGACCGGGAAAAAACCTTGATTCACGCTTTCTATTTCTTCTTATGGGTAGTGCAAGTTCGAGGAGGCAAATCGCTTCATTGATAAGCGGGAGTAGCGGGCAAAAAAACCTTTCCCAGAGCCAGATAAACTCAATGAGAGTAAAGGCTCCCAGTATTGACGAACAGAGAAGGATTTCCGGCGCATTATCTTCAATAACCAGTCGGATCGAGCACGAAAAATCTGCATGCAATAATGCAGCAACCCTTAAGTCAGGCCTAATGGACGACCTCCTTACCGGCCGCGTCCGCGTCACCCCGCTTCTTGAAAGGACCCAGGCCACCACCCCGGCATAG
- a CDS encoding helix-turn-helix domain-containing protein, which yields MNTIVQESVPHDAELTRLARASATELSQLLRERPESDRAHIKLDGADLVLPRQALVLLRDLLIEMAQGNAVTILPTHAEVTTQEAANMLNVSRPHLVKLLEEGAIPFTRVGTHRRIRLQDLLAYKRQQEEASEAALQALADQAQDLDMGY from the coding sequence ATGAACACTATCGTCCAGGAGTCCGTGCCCCACGATGCCGAGCTCACTCGCCTGGCTAGGGCCAGCGCCACTGAGCTTAGTCAGCTGCTCCGCGAGCGGCCCGAGAGCGACCGTGCGCATATCAAGCTGGATGGGGCGGACCTGGTGCTGCCCCGCCAGGCGCTGGTGCTGCTGCGTGACCTGCTCATCGAAATGGCCCAGGGCAATGCCGTGACCATCCTTCCCACCCATGCCGAGGTGACGACCCAGGAAGCCGCCAACATGCTCAATGTCTCGCGGCCCCACCTGGTCAAACTGCTTGAGGAGGGCGCGATTCCTTTCACCCGAGTGGGCACGCACCGCCGGATTCGCCTGCAGGACTTGCTGGCCTACAAGCGCCAGCAGGAGGAAGCCTCCGAGGCCGCTCTGCAGGCGCTGGCCGACCAGGCTCAGGACCTGGACATGGGCTACTGA
- a CDS encoding type I restriction endonuclease subunit R — translation MAGPEYTDVEKPFIDQLVSQGWEYLAGSVDDPAVTHRESFAQVVMEPLLRDRLRRINLRDGNPWLDEARLDQAVAAITRLPASKVLEANKLATELLHDGLAVEGLEGWDGGRGQVVRYIDWDEPTNNVFTVVNQFKVKCPPGHDSAKGHVIPDLVLFVNGIPLVVVECKSRTVPEGLSEAVDQLRRYHNQRFLENEVGEHEGAPALFATCQFLVASNFDEARVGTVGARFAHYLSWKTVAPMREAEVAIDLDVAELSAQQRLIAGMLTRTNLLDIVRHYTLFMNIGGQEIKLVCRYQQFRGVTRAVERLKSGKTRREDGESDRRGGIVWHTQGSGKSLSMVFLVRKLRTDPALRRFKVVVITDRKDLQAQLSATAELTGESVEKAGNTTQLKKLLSREGPGLVFGTVQKYRDQKYRDPDAEGEGEAAPETDEAGASSGLDSGRRDAAEPSAATPKKPILSEPFEVLNTSEDILILVDEAHRTQAGDLHANMMRALPNAARIGFTGTPIIMGDKKRTHDIFGEYIDRYTIKEAEQDGATVPILYEGRTTKGAIKEGASLDGLFEDLFRDHSKEELEAIRKKYATKGQIFEAPQLIQEKAQDILRHYVTHILPNGYKAQLVAYSRRAALRYVEALEQAKVALLEEAMALSPEDKALEEGELLLRPPRVKAAIQAWRYRKVLAELEFAVVFSSGNNDDPAWAKWSDRAAVENHIKRFKKPLPPLDDISQPSQHHDPAKHDPLAFLIVKSMLLTGFDAPIEGVMYLDRSLREAELLQAIARVNRTGHGKTHGIVVDYFGVANHLKEALAAYSEEDIEGALQSLKDEIPLLRDRHLRVVDVLRAQGVDNLDDAEEAVQVLADERLRAEFLVKLKEFNRSLDDVLPRPEGLEFVNDAKRLAYIHALARNRYKDTKELGRDIGNKVRKLIDDYVISLGINPRIPPVQLTDAEFDEHIGRQVGDRAKASEMEHAVRSHVRKHLDEDPVKYSQLSERLEELLDQLDGQWAEQVEAFKALIEQLRDGAPGPGEDIPDMPAHAQPFWRELMASAGLEVEQMEAATAQKLLDATEEVVATIQQEIAIPDFWKPSHIPDQERLKQHLFSQLMMGSLVPIDQAEATAERLFDLARSNHHKLAKA, via the coding sequence ATGGCAGGACCCGAGTACACGGATGTCGAGAAGCCCTTTATCGATCAGCTGGTAAGCCAGGGCTGGGAGTACCTGGCCGGTTCGGTGGACGATCCCGCCGTGACCCACCGCGAGAGCTTCGCTCAGGTAGTGATGGAGCCGCTGCTGAGAGATCGTCTGCGCAGGATCAACCTGCGTGACGGTAACCCCTGGCTGGATGAGGCGCGCCTGGATCAGGCAGTGGCGGCCATCACCCGGCTGCCGGCCAGCAAGGTGCTGGAGGCCAACAAGCTGGCCACCGAGCTGCTCCATGATGGGCTGGCGGTGGAGGGGCTCGAGGGATGGGACGGTGGCCGTGGGCAGGTAGTGCGCTACATCGACTGGGACGAGCCCACCAACAACGTCTTCACCGTGGTCAACCAGTTCAAGGTGAAGTGCCCACCCGGCCACGACTCCGCCAAGGGCCACGTGATCCCGGATCTGGTGCTGTTCGTGAACGGCATCCCGCTGGTGGTGGTGGAGTGCAAGAGCCGCACCGTGCCGGAGGGGCTCAGCGAAGCGGTGGATCAGCTACGCCGCTACCATAACCAGCGCTTCCTGGAGAATGAGGTGGGGGAGCATGAAGGCGCCCCGGCGCTGTTCGCCACCTGCCAGTTCCTGGTGGCCAGCAACTTCGACGAGGCCCGCGTTGGCACCGTTGGTGCTCGCTTCGCTCACTACCTGAGCTGGAAGACGGTAGCCCCGATGCGAGAGGCGGAGGTGGCCATCGACCTGGACGTGGCGGAGCTCTCGGCCCAGCAGCGCCTGATCGCTGGCATGCTAACCCGCACCAACCTGCTCGATATCGTGCGTCACTACACCCTGTTCATGAATATTGGCGGCCAGGAGATCAAGCTGGTGTGCCGCTATCAGCAGTTCCGTGGCGTCACCCGGGCCGTTGAGCGCCTGAAGAGCGGCAAGACCCGCCGCGAGGATGGTGAGAGCGATCGCCGAGGCGGCATCGTCTGGCACACCCAGGGCAGTGGCAAGAGCCTCTCCATGGTGTTTCTGGTGCGCAAGCTGCGGACCGACCCAGCGCTGCGCCGCTTCAAGGTCGTGGTCATCACCGACCGCAAGGACCTGCAGGCCCAGCTCTCCGCTACCGCCGAACTCACCGGCGAGAGCGTCGAGAAGGCCGGCAATACCACCCAGCTCAAGAAGCTGCTGAGCCGCGAGGGACCCGGCCTGGTATTCGGCACGGTTCAGAAATACAGAGACCAGAAATATCGCGACCCGGATGCCGAGGGAGAGGGTGAGGCAGCGCCGGAAACAGATGAGGCTGGCGCCAGCAGCGGGCTGGACAGCGGCCGCCGTGATGCCGCCGAACCGAGCGCCGCTACCCCCAAGAAGCCGATCCTGAGCGAGCCCTTCGAGGTGCTCAATACCAGCGAGGACATCCTGATCCTGGTGGACGAGGCCCACCGTACTCAGGCCGGCGACCTGCACGCCAATATGATGCGCGCCCTGCCCAATGCCGCGCGCATCGGCTTCACCGGCACGCCGATTATCATGGGCGACAAGAAGCGCACCCACGATATCTTCGGCGAGTACATCGACCGCTACACCATCAAGGAGGCGGAGCAGGATGGTGCCACGGTGCCGATCCTCTATGAGGGGCGCACCACCAAGGGGGCGATCAAGGAGGGCGCCAGCCTCGATGGCCTGTTCGAGGATCTGTTCCGCGATCACAGCAAGGAGGAGCTGGAGGCGATCAGGAAGAAGTACGCCACCAAGGGGCAGATCTTCGAGGCGCCACAGCTGATCCAGGAGAAGGCCCAGGACATCCTGCGCCACTACGTCACCCATATCCTCCCCAACGGTTACAAGGCCCAGCTGGTGGCCTACAGCCGCCGGGCCGCCCTGCGCTACGTCGAGGCCCTCGAGCAGGCCAAGGTAGCGCTGCTGGAGGAGGCCATGGCGCTCTCTCCCGAGGACAAGGCGCTGGAAGAGGGCGAGCTGCTGTTGCGCCCGCCGCGGGTCAAGGCGGCGATCCAGGCCTGGCGCTATCGCAAGGTGCTGGCTGAGCTCGAGTTCGCGGTGGTGTTCAGCAGCGGCAACAACGATGATCCCGCCTGGGCGAAGTGGAGCGACCGCGCCGCCGTCGAGAACCACATCAAGCGCTTCAAGAAGCCGCTTCCGCCGCTGGATGACATATCCCAGCCATCACAACATCACGATCCCGCCAAGCACGACCCGCTGGCCTTCCTGATCGTCAAGAGCATGCTGCTCACCGGCTTCGACGCCCCCATCGAGGGGGTGATGTACCTCGACCGCTCACTGCGCGAGGCAGAGCTCTTGCAGGCCATCGCCCGGGTCAACCGTACCGGCCACGGCAAGACCCACGGCATCGTGGTGGACTACTTCGGTGTGGCCAACCACCTCAAGGAGGCGCTGGCCGCCTACAGCGAGGAGGACATCGAGGGTGCCCTGCAGAGCCTCAAGGATGAGATCCCGCTGCTGCGTGACCGTCACCTGCGAGTGGTCGATGTACTGCGCGCCCAGGGTGTGGACAACCTGGATGACGCCGAGGAGGCGGTACAGGTGCTCGCCGATGAACGGCTGCGGGCCGAATTCCTGGTCAAGCTCAAGGAGTTCAACCGCAGCCTGGATGATGTGCTGCCGCGCCCCGAGGGGCTCGAGTTCGTCAATGACGCCAAGCGGCTCGCCTATATCCACGCGCTGGCGCGCAACCGTTACAAGGACACCAAGGAGCTCGGTCGCGACATCGGCAACAAGGTACGCAAGCTGATCGACGACTACGTGATCTCGCTCGGCATCAATCCACGTATTCCACCGGTGCAGCTCACCGACGCCGAGTTCGACGAGCATATCGGCCGCCAGGTGGGCGACCGCGCCAAGGCCTCGGAGATGGAGCACGCCGTGCGCTCCCACGTGCGCAAGCACCTGGACGAGGACCCGGTGAAGTATAGCCAGCTGAGCGAGCGTCTGGAGGAGCTGCTCGACCAGCTCGATGGCCAGTGGGCCGAGCAGGTGGAGGCGTTCAAGGCGCTGATTGAGCAGTTGCGGGATGGAGCACCCGGTCCAGGCGAGGATATCCCTGACATGCCCGCCCATGCTCAGCCCTTCTGGCGCGAGCTGATGGCCAGCGCCGGCCTGGAGGTTGAACAGATGGAGGCTGCCACCGCCCAGAAATTGCTCGACGCCACCGAGGAGGTGGTGGCCACGATCCAGCAGGAGATCGCCATTCCCGACTTCTGGAAGCCCTCCCATATTCCCGACCAGGAGCGCCTCAAGCAGCACCTGTTCAGCCAACTGATGATGGGCAGCCTGGTGCCTATCGACCAGGCCGAGGCCACCGCCGAGCGGCTCTTCGACCTGGCCCGCAGCAACCACCACAAGCTGGCGAAAGCATGA
- a CDS encoding SprT family zinc-dependent metalloprotease, translating into MTQLSVDDLTFEVRESSRRKTLEITVDRDGELIIAAPTGIDEQRLRDFVLEKRYWIYQKLALKAERRHRLPRKEYVNGEGFLYLGRSYRLKRVSPDDQVAPLKLVAGRFQLREDALPDARDHFVRWYSARASDWLTARVKEHARRMDVEPAGVTVQDLGYRWGSCGKGNRVYFHWKTILLPRHIAEYVVVHELVHLHEPHHTPAFWRRLERAMPDYEQRKGWLARQGIEVEGV; encoded by the coding sequence ATGACGCAGCTCTCCGTGGATGATCTCACCTTCGAGGTGCGTGAGAGTTCTCGCCGCAAGACGCTCGAGATCACCGTGGACCGTGACGGTGAGCTGATCATCGCCGCGCCCACCGGCATCGACGAGCAGCGGCTGCGCGACTTCGTTCTCGAGAAGCGCTACTGGATCTATCAGAAGCTGGCGCTGAAGGCCGAGCGCCGCCATCGGCTGCCGCGCAAGGAGTACGTCAACGGCGAGGGGTTTCTCTACCTGGGGCGCAGCTACCGGCTCAAGCGCGTGTCACCGGACGACCAGGTGGCGCCGCTCAAGCTTGTCGCCGGCCGCTTCCAGCTACGCGAAGACGCCCTGCCCGACGCCCGCGATCACTTCGTGCGCTGGTACAGCGCCCGCGCCAGCGACTGGCTCACCGCCAGGGTCAAGGAGCACGCCCGGCGAATGGATGTCGAGCCCGCCGGCGTGACGGTCCAGGACCTCGGCTACCGCTGGGGCTCCTGCGGCAAGGGCAACCGAGTCTACTTCCACTGGAAGACCATCCTGCTGCCCCGGCATATCGCCGAGTACGTGGTCGTTCACGAGCTGGTTCACCTGCACGAGCCCCATCACACCCCGGCCTTCTGGCGCCGCCTGGAGCGCGCCATGCCGGACTATGAGCAGCGTAAGGGCTGGCTCGCTAGGCAGGGTATCGAAGTGGAGGGGGTGTGA
- the dctP gene encoding TRAP transporter substrate-binding protein DctP, with the protein MTLSARKPLVSRLGRSLAAAPLLTACLAAAFAGSAQAATTVNIGYNGAPDPDKNAVHVFATNLKALVEEKTEGEIELKLYANSQLGEEQERMEQVMTTPSLNIASFAGMSPVVPEVFVSAIPFLFDDFEAARTFFDEGQYWQAVEDALRERTGLELLAVVEEGGFLAFTNDARPISSPEDFEGLRFRAMDPSQVALYEAFGASGTPIPWTEVYMALRTGVADGQMNPPMYIILGSLYEVQDYLTLANIQYSDQFLVGNGAMIDGWGEEMRSAFLEAVEEANQMAREHNEAQVDERIAYLEEQGMEIIRPSEEELEAFRELGQPAYLEWLGERDIEPRFIEMALEDAGMTHLAE; encoded by the coding sequence ATGACCCTGTCTGCCCGCAAGCCTCTCGTCTCGCGCCTCGGCCGCTCCCTCGCTGCCGCTCCGCTGCTGACGGCCTGTCTCGCCGCCGCTTTTGCCGGCAGCGCCCAGGCCGCCACCACCGTCAACATCGGCTACAACGGCGCGCCGGATCCCGACAAGAATGCCGTCCACGTCTTCGCCACCAACCTGAAGGCGCTGGTCGAGGAGAAGACCGAGGGCGAGATCGAGCTGAAGCTTTATGCCAATAGCCAGCTGGGCGAAGAGCAGGAGCGCATGGAGCAGGTGATGACCACCCCCAGCCTCAATATCGCCTCCTTCGCCGGCATGTCGCCGGTGGTGCCCGAAGTCTTCGTCAGCGCGATTCCTTTCCTGTTCGACGACTTCGAAGCGGCGCGCACCTTCTTCGACGAGGGCCAGTACTGGCAGGCGGTGGAAGACGCCCTGCGTGAACGCACCGGCCTGGAGCTGCTCGCCGTGGTGGAGGAGGGCGGTTTCCTGGCCTTCACCAACGACGCGCGCCCGATCTCGTCCCCCGAGGACTTCGAGGGGCTGCGCTTCCGCGCCATGGACCCCAGCCAGGTCGCCCTCTATGAGGCCTTCGGCGCCTCCGGCACCCCGATCCCGTGGACCGAGGTCTACATGGCGCTGCGCACCGGGGTCGCCGACGGCCAGATGAACCCGCCCATGTACATCATCCTGGGTAGCCTCTACGAGGTGCAGGACTACCTGACCCTGGCCAACATCCAGTACTCGGATCAGTTCCTGGTCGGCAACGGGGCGATGATCGATGGCTGGGGCGAGGAGATGCGCAGCGCCTTCCTGGAGGCCGTCGAGGAGGCCAACCAGATGGCCCGCGAGCACAACGAGGCTCAGGTAGACGAGCGTATCGCCTACCTCGAAGAGCAGGGCATGGAGATCATCCGTCCTTCGGAAGAAGAGCTGGAGGCGTTCCGCGAGCTGGGCCAGCCCGCCTACCTGGAGTGGCTAGGCGAGCGTGATATCGAGCCGCGCTTCATCGAGATGGCCCTCGAAGACGCCGGCATGACCCACCTGGCCGAGTAA
- a CDS encoding TRAP transporter small permease: protein MSSLNARVLGISRRVSLSVASTLLLIDLAIILFGVFMRYLAGGAPIWTDELARYLIIGSVLLAAGAVWVEGGHMRVALIERLLPVSLRRLLNLYQWLLTLGIAIAAAIFSYRYAQSVAMFTSQGLGVSRTVPVMALPIGFALLAWQALWYGPAPLKELSETAETEGAS, encoded by the coding sequence ATGTCATCCTTGAACGCTCGCGTGCTGGGTATCAGCCGCCGTGTGTCCCTGTCCGTGGCCAGCACGCTGCTGCTGATCGACCTGGCCATCATCCTGTTCGGCGTCTTCATGCGCTACCTCGCCGGTGGGGCGCCCATCTGGACGGATGAGCTGGCCCGTTACCTGATCATCGGCAGCGTCCTGCTGGCCGCCGGTGCCGTCTGGGTCGAGGGCGGCCACATGCGTGTGGCGCTGATCGAGCGATTGTTGCCGGTATCATTGCGACGCCTGCTCAACCTCTACCAATGGCTGCTCACCCTCGGCATCGCCATCGCCGCGGCGATCTTCAGCTACCGCTACGCGCAGTCGGTCGCCATGTTCACCAGCCAGGGGCTGGGGGTCAGCCGCACGGTGCCGGTGATGGCGTTGCCGATCGGCTTTGCGCTGCTGGCCTGGCAGGCGCTCTGGTACGGGCCGGCACCCCTCAAGGAGCTCTCGGAGACGGCGGAGACGGAGGGGGCGTCATGA
- a CDS encoding TRAP transporter large permease, whose protein sequence is MTLTMLAVFLVHVLLGLPLFISLLATALVGFLFVDPSMIPRMLPQQFFGGINAFSLMAIPLFILAGNLMNVTRLTDRLMAFAKLLVGHLRGGMGHVNVVSSVFFAGVNGSAVADTSALGSLLVPPMRKEGYSTAFAAGLTAGSSLIGPIIPPSIFMILYASLTNTSVGDLFLAGVIPGLLLGAAFMGMNAWYAWRVGLEKRGGWPGARELLVTAVGALPALVAPFIIVAGIVLGFVTPTESGALTALYVALCGAALGNLRLADLWKAIVDTTRLTSAIFVIMAASATISWLLSYAQVPNQFVELLAPYIEKPVVILLMLSLITFVTGMFMEEVSALMLLTPIFSPVAMMAGIDPVHLGIIITLNITIALITPPMGACVFVAAAVSRLEIVSLFRTIWPFVLTAVLVLLLLILFPGLALWLPTLLG, encoded by the coding sequence ATGACCCTGACCATGCTTGCCGTCTTCCTGGTACATGTGCTGCTGGGCCTGCCCTTGTTCATCTCCCTGCTGGCCACCGCGCTGGTGGGCTTCCTGTTCGTCGACCCCAGCATGATCCCGCGCATGCTGCCGCAGCAGTTCTTCGGCGGCATCAATGCCTTCTCGCTGATGGCCATCCCGCTGTTCATCCTGGCCGGCAACCTGATGAACGTGACCCGCCTCACCGATCGTCTGATGGCCTTCGCCAAGCTGCTGGTAGGCCACCTGCGCGGGGGCATGGGGCATGTCAACGTGGTGTCCAGCGTGTTCTTCGCCGGCGTCAACGGCTCGGCGGTCGCCGATACCTCGGCGCTGGGCTCGCTGCTGGTGCCGCCGATGCGCAAGGAGGGCTACTCCACCGCCTTCGCCGCCGGGCTCACCGCCGGCAGCTCGTTGATCGGGCCGATCATCCCGCCGAGCATCTTCATGATCCTCTACGCCTCGCTGACCAACACCTCGGTGGGCGACCTCTTCCTCGCCGGGGTGATTCCCGGGCTGCTGCTGGGCGCGGCCTTCATGGGCATGAACGCCTGGTATGCCTGGCGCGTCGGGCTGGAGAAGCGCGGCGGGTGGCCTGGCGCACGCGAGCTGCTGGTCACCGCGGTGGGGGCGCTTCCGGCGCTGGTGGCGCCCTTCATCATCGTGGCGGGTATCGTGCTGGGGTTCGTCACGCCGACCGAGTCTGGCGCCCTGACCGCCCTGTATGTCGCGCTCTGCGGCGCCGCGCTCGGCAACCTTCGCCTGGCCGACCTGTGGAAGGCCATCGTCGATACCACGCGGCTGACCTCGGCCATCTTCGTGATCATGGCCGCCTCGGCCACCATCAGCTGGCTGCTCTCCTACGCCCAGGTACCCAACCAGTTCGTCGAGCTGCTGGCGCCCTACATCGAAAAGCCGGTGGTGATCCTGCTGATGCTGAGCCTGATCACCTTCGTCACCGGCATGTTCATGGAGGAGGTGTCGGCGCTGATGCTGCTGACGCCGATCTTCTCCCCGGTGGCGATGATGGCCGGGATCGACCCGGTGCACCTGGGCATCATCATCACCCTCAACATCACCATCGCCTTGATCACCCCGCCCATGGGGGCCTGCGTGTTCGTGGCGGCCGCGGTCAGCCGGCTGGAGATCGTCTCGCTGTTCCGGACCATCTGGCCCTTCGTGCTGACCGCGGTACTGGTGCTGTTACTCCTGATCCTGTTCCCGGGGCTGGCGCTCTGGCTCCCGACGCTGCTTGGATAG
- a CDS encoding M15 family metallopeptidase, with protein sequence MTDSLSQLTATPIVARPEPDWPVLTRIPIRGSDEPLMPLSLAPSPIKVFPVYAKQGLPGAVNECYVREGVYRRLLEVARSLPEGMGLIILDGWRPWRVQQYLFDTLQDAIRAHHPELDQEALLARTREFVSVPSHEPDAPSPHLTGGAVDVTLSDADGLPLDMGTLFDEAVPASHTAYFETLAELTETQRQVRDNRRLLYSVMHKAGFTNLPSEWWHYDAGDQLWAHYGQHKQAIYGPAEVETVESRWRRQL encoded by the coding sequence ATGACGGATTCCCTTTCTCAGTTGACCGCCACCCCGATCGTCGCGAGGCCCGAGCCGGACTGGCCGGTGCTGACCCGCATTCCCATCCGGGGCAGCGACGAACCCTTGATGCCGCTCAGCCTGGCGCCATCGCCGATCAAGGTGTTCCCCGTGTATGCCAAGCAGGGGCTCCCGGGGGCGGTGAACGAGTGCTACGTGCGCGAAGGCGTGTACCGCCGCCTGCTCGAGGTGGCGCGCTCGCTGCCCGAGGGAATGGGGTTGATCATCCTCGACGGCTGGCGTCCCTGGCGGGTCCAGCAGTACCTGTTCGATACCCTGCAGGACGCGATTCGCGCCCACCACCCCGAGCTCGACCAGGAGGCGCTGCTGGCGCGCACCCGCGAGTTCGTCTCGGTGCCCAGCCACGAGCCCGACGCACCCAGTCCCCACCTGACCGGCGGGGCGGTGGATGTCACCCTGAGCGATGCCGACGGGTTGCCGCTCGACATGGGCACGCTCTTCGATGAAGCGGTGCCGGCCTCCCACACCGCCTACTTCGAGACCCTTGCAGAGCTGACAGAAACGCAGCGGCAGGTGCGCGACAACCGGCGCTTGCTGTACTCGGTGATGCATAAGGCCGGCTTCACCAACCTGCCCAGCGAGTGGTGGCACTACGACGCCGGCGACCAGCTCTGGGCCCATTACGGCCAGCACAAGCAAGCGATCTATGGCCCGGCCGAGGTGGAGACCGTCGAGAGTCGGTGGCGGAGGCAGCTTTAG
- a CDS encoding LysR family transcriptional regulator, translated as MQPSIRQLKAFVAIAEHGSFVEASERLHLSQPALSIAIRKLEESAGGALFNRSPRGVQLTPEGRHFLPMARRLIGDWDDALGDLGELFNKERGKVTLAALPTLAAGFLPAVLADYRRRYPNIAINVHDVLANQVDELVSSQRADIGFSVKPGAAEAIHFEPLVDDHFVAVCPQGHPLLENKTVRWEELIAFPIIALSRLSSTRQAIDDVLQKLGTGMDVMCEVSQIGTAGRMVAAGLGVAALPSLSFKQISAEGLEWRPLTHPNVPRTLGIITPARTSRSAAANAMMDVVKVHAGALGPL; from the coding sequence ATGCAGCCATCGATACGTCAGCTGAAGGCCTTCGTGGCCATCGCCGAGCACGGCAGCTTCGTCGAGGCCTCGGAACGTCTTCATCTCTCTCAGCCCGCCTTGAGCATCGCCATTCGCAAGCTCGAGGAGTCGGCGGGCGGCGCCCTCTTCAACCGCTCCCCCCGGGGGGTACAGCTGACGCCCGAAGGGCGCCACTTTCTCCCCATGGCACGGCGTCTGATCGGCGACTGGGATGACGCCCTGGGCGATCTCGGTGAGCTATTCAACAAGGAGCGAGGAAAGGTCACCCTGGCTGCCCTGCCCACCCTCGCCGCCGGCTTTCTGCCTGCGGTGCTGGCCGACTATCGCCGTCGATATCCCAACATTGCGATCAATGTGCACGACGTCTTGGCCAATCAGGTGGATGAGCTTGTCAGCAGCCAACGCGCGGATATCGGCTTCTCGGTGAAGCCTGGTGCGGCCGAGGCCATTCACTTCGAGCCGCTGGTAGACGACCACTTCGTTGCCGTCTGCCCACAGGGTCACCCGCTGCTCGAGAACAAGACAGTCAGATGGGAAGAGCTGATCGCCTTTCCGATCATCGCGCTCAGCCGGCTATCGAGCACACGTCAAGCCATCGATGATGTCTTGCAGAAGCTCGGCACCGGGATGGATGTGATGTGCGAGGTCAGCCAGATCGGTACGGCGGGCAGAATGGTCGCGGCGGGGCTCGGCGTCGCCGCCCTGCCCTCGCTCAGTTTCAAGCAAATTTCGGCCGAAGGCCTGGAGTGGCGCCCATTGACGCACCCCAACGTACCGCGAACCCTGGGCATTATTACTCCGGCCCGCACCTCGCGGTCGGCCGCAGCCAACGCCATGATGGACGTCGTCAAGGTTCACGCGGGGGCTTTAGGCCCCCTGTAA